In Nonomuraea sp. NBC_00507, the following are encoded in one genomic region:
- a CDS encoding ABC transporter substrate-binding protein has product MTLTTRTIAGLALIAATVTACAPGAAPTEAPDAGKAVSSALPTEPVTLTLSHFEEGGQGKAIEQLAAKYQQLHPNITIKPTYTAFADYGKNIKLQMSSESAPDIAQAGQAQTMQGPLVQAGLLRPLDEYAKLYGWSERFKPGLLDQARFSKDGKTFGTGELYGIALGGNLVGIYYNRDKLAKLGITTPFKDLAAFQDALAKAKAAGETPIQLGNLEAWPGNHVLSDLIAQYEPHENGLNWVYGRKGATFDSPGVQQATKTLAEWAKAGYIDSSANGTSDSDGVGKFIKGKGVFMVSGSWNRSRIDENMDGKAGFTAMPPVKAGDPVRATGATTSPFSISAKTKYPDVAANFIDFMTRPENAATLFQGGYLPVAERDAGEPKAGSAQEGLVETWQQVLADDGLALYLDWATPSMGDTLFPAVQQLIAGKTTPDKLISTVQENWADERGNG; this is encoded by the coding sequence ATGACGTTGACGACACGTACGATCGCCGGCCTGGCCCTCATAGCCGCCACCGTGACGGCCTGCGCCCCTGGTGCCGCACCCACCGAAGCCCCCGACGCGGGCAAGGCCGTGTCCAGTGCGCTACCGACCGAGCCGGTCACGTTGACACTGAGCCACTTCGAGGAAGGCGGCCAGGGAAAGGCGATCGAGCAGCTGGCCGCCAAGTATCAGCAGCTTCACCCCAACATCACGATCAAACCGACGTACACGGCCTTCGCCGACTACGGCAAGAACATCAAGCTGCAGATGTCCTCGGAATCGGCGCCCGACATCGCCCAGGCCGGCCAGGCGCAGACGATGCAGGGCCCGCTGGTCCAGGCGGGCCTGCTCCGGCCGCTGGATGAGTACGCCAAGCTGTACGGCTGGAGCGAGCGGTTCAAGCCTGGCCTGCTCGACCAGGCCCGGTTCTCCAAGGACGGCAAGACCTTCGGCACCGGCGAGCTGTACGGCATAGCCTTGGGCGGCAACCTGGTCGGCATCTACTACAACCGGGACAAGCTCGCCAAGCTCGGCATCACCACCCCCTTCAAGGATCTGGCCGCCTTCCAGGACGCGCTGGCCAAGGCCAAGGCGGCGGGCGAGACGCCGATCCAGCTCGGCAACCTGGAGGCCTGGCCGGGCAATCACGTGCTGTCCGACCTGATCGCTCAGTACGAGCCGCACGAGAACGGGCTCAACTGGGTCTACGGCCGCAAGGGCGCCACCTTCGACAGTCCCGGTGTGCAGCAGGCCACCAAGACCCTCGCGGAATGGGCCAAGGCCGGCTACATCGACTCCTCCGCCAACGGCACCTCCGACAGCGACGGCGTCGGCAAGTTCATCAAGGGCAAGGGCGTCTTCATGGTCTCCGGCAGCTGGAACAGGTCGCGTATCGACGAGAACATGGACGGCAAGGCAGGATTCACCGCGATGCCGCCGGTCAAGGCCGGTGACCCGGTCCGCGCGACGGGCGCGACCACCTCGCCGTTCAGCATCTCCGCCAAGACCAAATACCCCGACGTCGCCGCCAACTTCATCGACTTCATGACCCGGCCGGAGAACGCGGCCACGCTCTTCCAGGGCGGTTACCTGCCCGTCGCCGAGCGTGACGCGGGCGAGCCCAAGGCGGGCAGTGCGCAGGAGGGTTTGGTGGAGACCTGGCAGCAGGTTCTCGCCGACGACGGGCTGGCGCTCTACCTCGACTGGGCGACCCCGTCGATGGGCGACACCCTCTTCCCCGCGGTCCAGCAGCTGATCGCCGGTAAGACGACGCCGGACAAGCTCATCTCCACGGTTCAGGAGAACTGGGCCGACGAACGCGGCAACGGCTAG
- a CDS encoding mandelate racemase/muconate lactonizing enzyme family protein: MSIEGIETLVVEELPNLLLVQVHLESGIVGLGETYYGASAAEAHLHEALAPALVGRAMPRDADELRALLTELEGYVGYLGSGAEVRALSAIDLALWDAMGQEAGLPLAELLGGRVRSDVQIYNTCAGPHYMRHPSGQKSANWGVAGEGRYEDLYGFLHHADRLAEDLLSEGVSAMKIWPFDVYAERSAGREISRADLDAGLGPLRKVRDAVGDRMRLLVELHGLWEPSVARVILAALAEFDPLWVEDPIRPDRYAELGELRATSPVPIAAGETLGGRTAVAPLLDRRGVDVLIADLGWCGGISEVLALAEHTLAAEVPLALHDCSGPVVLGASAHLAVHLPHVFIQETTRAYYSSWYPQLVTGLPDISAGRLSPGTAPGHGVRLRPDLDQSATVRRRVTGATHPLPLAR; the protein is encoded by the coding sequence ATGAGCATCGAAGGCATCGAGACACTCGTCGTCGAGGAACTGCCCAACCTGCTGCTGGTTCAGGTGCACCTCGAGTCGGGCATCGTCGGGCTGGGCGAGACCTACTACGGGGCCTCAGCGGCCGAGGCGCACCTCCACGAGGCTCTGGCGCCCGCCCTGGTCGGGCGCGCCATGCCGCGGGACGCGGACGAGCTGCGGGCGCTGCTGACGGAGCTGGAGGGCTATGTCGGCTACCTGGGCAGCGGCGCCGAGGTCCGCGCGCTGTCGGCCATTGACCTGGCACTGTGGGACGCGATGGGCCAGGAGGCCGGCCTGCCGCTGGCCGAACTGCTCGGCGGCCGGGTCAGGAGCGACGTGCAGATCTACAACACCTGCGCGGGCCCGCACTACATGCGCCACCCCAGCGGCCAGAAGTCGGCCAACTGGGGGGTGGCCGGCGAAGGACGCTACGAGGACCTCTACGGTTTCCTCCACCACGCCGACCGACTGGCCGAGGATCTCCTGTCCGAGGGGGTGTCGGCCATGAAGATCTGGCCCTTCGACGTCTACGCGGAACGTTCGGCGGGACGCGAGATCAGCCGGGCCGACCTCGATGCCGGACTCGGCCCCTTGCGCAAGGTGCGCGACGCCGTCGGCGATCGCATGCGCCTCCTCGTGGAGCTGCACGGCTTGTGGGAGCCTTCCGTGGCGCGGGTCATTCTGGCGGCGCTCGCGGAGTTCGATCCCCTATGGGTCGAGGACCCGATACGGCCGGATCGCTACGCAGAGCTCGGCGAACTGCGAGCGACCAGCCCGGTTCCGATCGCCGCCGGTGAGACGCTGGGTGGCCGCACGGCCGTGGCCCCTCTGCTCGATCGGCGCGGGGTGGACGTCCTCATCGCCGACCTCGGCTGGTGTGGCGGGATCAGCGAAGTCCTGGCTCTGGCCGAGCACACGCTCGCGGCCGAAGTGCCCCTCGCGCTGCACGACTGCAGCGGGCCCGTGGTGCTGGGCGCCTCCGCGCACCTGGCCGTCCATCTGCCGCACGTGTTCATCCAGGAGACCACCAGGGCCTACTACTCCAGCTGGTATCCGCAGCTTGTCACCGGCCTGCCGGACATCTCCGCCGGTCGGCTGAGCCCGGGCACGGCCCCCGGCCACGGAGTCCGGCTCCGCCCCGATCTCGACCAGAGCGCCACTGTACGCCGCCGCGTAACCGGCGCCACCCATCCCCTCCCGCTGGCCCGATAA
- a CDS encoding alcohol dehydrogenase catalytic domain-containing protein — translation MKRVLVTGATGTVGRHVMALLKEAGAEPLALSRSTGDLTDPATMPLDGVEAVFLLWPFATAEGARAVVEAVAGRALRVVYLSSVARRDQEREVERLIEESGTEWTFLRPHAFAANALRWARQVRAGAVRGAYGQAAGPVVHERDIAAVAVRALLDEGHHGAAYELTGPEVITQADQVRIISEVTGIPARWEEIPLDRARADLLARGWPPEAVEGVLQAQAEGSRVQASVTSTVEEVTKSPASTFRQWVVEHAGAFRTPPKAAPTMRAARIHRFGDASVIRQDEVPTPRPGPGEVLVEVAATSFNPSEVGLRSGLLPEVFQATLPHTLGWDVSGTVVETGAGVTTLAPGDRVFGMVSGAAAEYVAAPADVLVKRPESIPLAAAAAIPVAGLTAWQAIFEHARITPGQRVLINGAGGGVGRFAVPLAKLAGAHVTATAGPRSADAVRRIGADEVVDYTEAPLPGGMDVLLNLIPIPEDAAKALAGLGRMIVTIATPIEGGTHFVTRYDPGQLAAMAALIDEGRLAVEVAESHALSELPEIHRRAESGDTHGKITLYP, via the coding sequence ATGAAGCGAGTCCTGGTGACCGGCGCGACCGGAACCGTCGGCCGGCACGTCATGGCGTTGTTGAAGGAAGCCGGGGCCGAGCCCCTGGCACTGAGCAGGAGCACGGGTGATCTGACCGATCCGGCCACGATGCCGCTCGACGGGGTGGAGGCGGTGTTCCTGCTGTGGCCGTTCGCCACGGCCGAGGGGGCGCGGGCGGTGGTCGAGGCCGTCGCCGGGCGGGCCCTGCGTGTCGTTTACCTCTCGTCGGTGGCGCGGCGTGATCAGGAACGCGAGGTCGAGCGGCTGATCGAAGAGTCGGGGACGGAGTGGACGTTCCTGCGCCCGCACGCCTTCGCGGCCAACGCCTTGCGGTGGGCCAGGCAGGTGCGGGCGGGAGCGGTGCGCGGCGCGTACGGGCAGGCCGCCGGCCCCGTGGTGCACGAGCGGGACATCGCGGCCGTGGCCGTGCGGGCGTTGCTGGACGAGGGGCACCACGGCGCGGCGTACGAGCTGACGGGCCCCGAAGTGATCACGCAGGCCGACCAGGTGCGGATCATCTCCGAGGTCACCGGGATACCCGCCCGCTGGGAGGAGATCCCGCTGGACCGCGCCCGCGCGGACCTCCTGGCCAGGGGCTGGCCACCTGAGGCGGTGGAAGGCGTCCTCCAGGCCCAGGCCGAGGGCAGCCGGGTGCAGGCATCGGTCACCTCGACGGTCGAGGAGGTCACGAAGAGCCCCGCGAGCACCTTCCGGCAATGGGTGGTGGAGCACGCCGGCGCGTTCCGGACCCCTCCGAAGGCGGCGCCCACGATGCGGGCAGCACGTATCCACCGGTTCGGTGACGCCTCGGTGATCCGCCAGGACGAGGTTCCCACGCCCCGTCCGGGACCCGGGGAGGTGCTCGTCGAGGTGGCGGCCACCTCGTTCAACCCGTCGGAGGTCGGCCTGCGCTCCGGGCTGCTCCCCGAGGTGTTCCAGGCGACCCTGCCGCACACGCTCGGCTGGGACGTCTCCGGCACGGTCGTCGAGACCGGCGCGGGCGTCACCACCCTGGCACCGGGGGATCGAGTCTTCGGCATGGTGAGCGGCGCCGCGGCCGAGTACGTCGCCGCGCCCGCGGACGTCCTGGTCAAAAGGCCGGAGAGCATTCCGCTCGCGGCCGCGGCCGCCATCCCCGTGGCCGGGCTCACCGCCTGGCAGGCGATCTTCGAGCACGCCCGCATCACGCCGGGGCAGCGCGTGCTGATCAACGGCGCGGGCGGCGGCGTCGGCCGGTTCGCCGTGCCGTTGGCCAAGCTGGCAGGCGCGCACGTGACCGCCACGGCCGGACCGCGCAGCGCCGATGCGGTGAGACGGATCGGTGCCGACGAAGTCGTCGACTACACCGAGGCTCCGCTGCCCGGCGGCATGGACGTGCTGCTGAACCTGATCCCGATCCCCGAGGACGCGGCCAAAGCCCTGGCCGGGCTGGGCCGGATGATCGTCACCATCGCCACCCCCATCGAGGGCGGCACACATTTCGTGACGCGTTACGACCCCGGGCAACTGGCTGCGATGGCGGCCCTGATCGACGAGGGACGGCTCGCGGTGGAGGTCGCGGAGTCACACGCCCTGTCCGAGCTGCCCGAGATCCACCGCAGGGCGGAATCGGGCGACACGCACGGAAAAATCACGCTCTATCCCTAA
- a CDS encoding AraC family transcriptional regulator — MDVLSDVIAVMRAGRPRSARVEWRAPWGQRFPDVPGSAGFQVVLQGSGWLLPPGEEPIALSVGDVVFFPHGGSYAMADSPSTPVAEPQCDPLTEDLDLFSSASAGGGPGAVTVLLCGGYRLDPTRTHPILHDLPALIHLPARLGGNPELRAAVELLGAEIQRPRLGADTVVSSLLDMLLLFMLRAWFDAEHGHCAVSGWAQALADPGISAALDAMHRDPAHPWTVAELAGRARSSRAAFARRFTALVGQPPLAYLTWWRLSSAGRLLRESDAPLSEIAVRAGYGSEFAFANAFKRQYGLAPGRYRRNPCSAPAADTVPTRAVVKT; from the coding sequence ATGGACGTACTTAGCGACGTGATCGCCGTCATGCGCGCCGGACGGCCCCGCTCGGCCCGCGTCGAATGGCGCGCGCCCTGGGGCCAGCGCTTCCCCGACGTCCCCGGGTCGGCCGGGTTCCAGGTGGTCCTGCAGGGGTCGGGCTGGCTGCTCCCTCCTGGCGAGGAGCCGATCGCGCTGTCCGTCGGGGACGTGGTGTTCTTCCCGCACGGCGGCAGCTACGCCATGGCCGACAGCCCGTCCACGCCGGTGGCCGAGCCGCAATGCGACCCGCTGACGGAGGACCTCGACTTGTTCTCGTCCGCGTCGGCCGGCGGCGGCCCGGGCGCCGTGACGGTCCTCCTTTGCGGCGGATACCGGCTCGACCCCACCCGAACCCATCCGATCTTGCACGACCTGCCGGCGCTGATCCACCTGCCGGCCAGGCTCGGCGGCAACCCGGAGCTGCGGGCAGCCGTGGAGTTGCTGGGCGCGGAGATCCAGCGCCCTCGGCTGGGCGCCGACACGGTGGTCTCGTCGCTGTTGGACATGCTGCTGCTGTTCATGCTGCGGGCCTGGTTCGACGCCGAGCACGGGCACTGCGCGGTCTCGGGCTGGGCGCAGGCGCTGGCCGATCCGGGCATCAGCGCCGCACTCGACGCCATGCACCGCGATCCGGCGCATCCGTGGACGGTGGCGGAGCTGGCCGGGCGTGCGAGGTCGTCGCGGGCGGCGTTCGCGCGCCGGTTCACCGCCCTGGTGGGGCAGCCACCGCTGGCGTACCTGACGTGGTGGCGCCTGTCGAGCGCAGGCCGGCTGCTGCGGGAGTCGGACGCGCCGCTGAGCGAGATCGCGGTCCGTGCGGGCTACGGCTCGGAGTTCGCGTTCGCCAACGCGTTCAAGCGGCAGTACGGCCTGGCGCCCGGTAGATACCGCCGCAACCCCTGCTCGGCGCCGGCGGCTGACACGGTTCCCACCAGAGCTGTTGTTAAAACGTAA
- a CDS encoding sugar ABC transporter ATP-binding protein: protein MPDTPVLSLSRVSKAFGAVRAVREVSLELYAGEVHALAGENGAGKSTLVKILSGVHRPDSGEILLDGAPVEFAGPADAQQAGVAVIYQEPTLFPDLSVTENIFMGRQPRGRLGIDRRAMRASAAALFTRLGVQLDPDQPARGLSIADQQLVEIAKALSRQARVLIMDEPTAALSGKEVARLFGVAKALREQGCALLFISHRLEEMFELCQRVTTLRDGGFVASDLIADITPDDLVRRMVGRELEALFPKQETTVGAVALSVRRLTREGVFTDVSFEVRRGEIVALAGLVGAGRSEVARAVFGIDRWDAGSVEVDGKRLRPASPTAAMAAGLALVPEDRRQQGLVMDLSIERNIGLAGLAALHRGPLISRLAERQRAKDWAVRLQLKFAQLTDPVNVLSGGNQQKVVLAKWLARKPSVIIVDEPTRGIDVGTKAEVHRLLSELAGTGVAVLMISSELPEVLGMADRVLVMHEGRLVAEIDRAQATEENVMAAATGRTTTERRDVG, encoded by the coding sequence ATGCCAGATACTCCCGTGCTGTCCCTCTCACGGGTCAGCAAGGCGTTCGGCGCGGTGCGGGCCGTACGCGAGGTTTCTCTAGAACTGTATGCGGGTGAGGTCCATGCCCTCGCCGGTGAGAACGGCGCGGGCAAATCCACGCTCGTGAAGATCCTTTCGGGCGTGCACCGGCCTGACTCCGGAGAGATCCTGCTGGACGGCGCGCCGGTGGAGTTCGCCGGTCCCGCCGACGCGCAGCAGGCCGGGGTCGCGGTGATCTACCAGGAGCCGACCCTGTTCCCCGACCTGTCGGTCACCGAGAACATCTTCATGGGGCGCCAGCCCCGTGGCCGCCTCGGCATCGACCGGCGGGCCATGCGCGCGAGCGCCGCCGCGTTGTTCACCAGGCTGGGCGTGCAGCTCGACCCCGACCAGCCGGCCCGCGGTCTGTCGATCGCCGACCAGCAGCTCGTGGAGATCGCCAAGGCGCTGTCGCGGCAGGCCAGGGTGCTCATCATGGACGAGCCGACCGCCGCGCTGTCCGGCAAGGAGGTCGCCCGGCTGTTCGGCGTCGCCAAGGCGCTGCGCGAGCAGGGGTGCGCGCTGCTGTTCATCTCGCACCGGCTGGAGGAGATGTTCGAGCTGTGCCAGCGGGTCACGACCCTGCGGGACGGCGGTTTCGTCGCCAGTGACCTGATCGCCGACATCACGCCCGACGACCTGGTGCGCCGCATGGTGGGCAGGGAGCTGGAGGCCCTGTTCCCCAAGCAGGAGACGACCGTCGGCGCGGTGGCGCTGAGCGTGCGCAGGCTCACCCGCGAGGGTGTCTTCACCGACGTGTCGTTCGAGGTGCGGCGCGGCGAGATCGTCGCGCTGGCCGGGCTCGTGGGGGCCGGGCGCAGCGAGGTCGCCAGGGCCGTGTTCGGCATCGACCGGTGGGACGCCGGCAGCGTCGAGGTGGACGGCAAGCGGCTGCGGCCCGCCAGCCCCACGGCGGCGATGGCCGCCGGGCTGGCCCTGGTCCCCGAGGACCGGCGCCAGCAGGGGCTCGTCATGGACCTGTCGATCGAGCGCAACATCGGCCTGGCCGGGCTGGCCGCCCTGCACCGCGGGCCGCTGATCTCGCGCCTCGCCGAGCGGCAGCGGGCCAAGGACTGGGCGGTACGCCTGCAACTGAAGTTCGCTCAGCTGACGGACCCGGTGAACGTGCTGTCCGGCGGCAACCAGCAGAAGGTCGTGCTGGCCAAGTGGCTGGCCCGCAAGCCGTCGGTGATCATCGTGGACGAGCCGACCCGGGGCATCGACGTGGGCACGAAGGCCGAGGTGCACCGGCTGCTGTCGGAGCTGGCCGGGACCGGGGTGGCGGTGCTGATGATCTCGTCCGAGCTGCCCGAGGTGCTGGGCATGGCGGACCGCGTGCTCGTCATGCACGAAGGACGGCTGGTCGCCGAGATCGACCGCGCGCAGGCCACCGAGGAGAACGTGATGGCCGCCGCGACCGGAAGGACCACCACTGAAAGGAGGGATGTCGGATGA
- a CDS encoding ABC transporter permease codes for MTATATRPASATRNGGRRLVDMVARVRELGILVALAALFGVTGAVNPSFLTYGSLRDILLNSAIVAMLAVGQTLVVITRNVDLSVSSVVGLSAFGGALVLADNPGVPIPVVIVGCVVLGAACGAINGLLVGVAKVPALVATLGTLYAFRGIDYAWAGGRQVNAADMPDGFLSLGSRSVLGMPLLALVALVVLLVVGWMLRNLRSGRELYAIGSNPEAAVLAGIRVQRRIMAAFVANGALAGLAGVMWAARFGTVDATVATGKELDVIAAVVVGGVAIFGGSGTVYGAALGALLLASITSALAVLRVDALAQTAINGALLIAAIVLDRLLALRVAAALRRRRFHDDH; via the coding sequence ATGACCGCCACCGCGACCCGGCCCGCGAGCGCCACGCGCAACGGCGGCCGACGGCTCGTCGACATGGTCGCGCGGGTGCGGGAGCTGGGCATCCTGGTCGCGCTCGCCGCCCTGTTCGGCGTCACGGGGGCGGTGAACCCGAGCTTCCTGACCTACGGCAGCCTGCGCGACATCCTGCTCAATTCCGCCATCGTGGCCATGCTCGCCGTCGGCCAGACACTCGTCGTGATCACCCGGAACGTGGACCTGTCGGTCAGCTCGGTGGTCGGGCTGTCGGCGTTCGGGGGCGCGCTCGTCCTCGCCGACAACCCCGGCGTGCCGATCCCCGTCGTGATCGTCGGCTGCGTGGTGCTCGGCGCGGCCTGCGGGGCGATCAACGGGCTGCTCGTCGGGGTGGCCAAGGTGCCCGCCCTGGTAGCCACGCTCGGCACCCTGTACGCCTTCCGCGGCATCGACTACGCCTGGGCGGGCGGCCGGCAGGTCAACGCGGCCGACATGCCCGACGGCTTCCTGTCCCTGGGCTCGCGCTCGGTGCTCGGAATGCCGCTGCTCGCCCTGGTCGCCCTGGTCGTCCTGCTGGTCGTCGGCTGGATGCTGCGCAACCTGCGCTCCGGCCGCGAGCTGTACGCCATCGGCTCCAACCCCGAGGCCGCGGTGCTGGCCGGGATCCGGGTACAGCGGCGGATCATGGCGGCGTTCGTCGCCAACGGCGCGCTGGCAGGGCTCGCCGGCGTCATGTGGGCGGCCCGCTTCGGCACCGTGGACGCCACCGTGGCCACCGGCAAGGAGCTCGACGTGATCGCCGCCGTCGTGGTGGGCGGCGTGGCGATCTTCGGCGGCAGCGGCACGGTCTACGGGGCCGCCCTGGGGGCGTTGCTGCTGGCGAGCATCACGAGCGCGTTGGCCGTGCTCCGGGTGGACGCACTCGCCCAGACCGCCATCAACGGCGCCCTGCTGATCGCCGCCATCGTCCTCGACCGGCTGCTCGCCCTGCGGGTGGCCGCCGCACTCCGCCGCCGGAGGTTCCAC